The Seleniivibrio woodruffii genome window below encodes:
- a CDS encoding PAS domain-containing sensor histidine kinase encodes MDTNLELLRKMRIAGAYADAGLKVLSKNSLFDEYFQGAEFILPASYFLGNVPDFFSVVRGEREALSANTSLMVNGRKQVFALKLFMDKDSRFLFTAHNLTVEGNSELNLYGSDEPFIPKYLHNSAPMLIIDAGQSGRILDANDAACSFYGYTKSEMESLTVDQINTLGPEAIKKEMSLAVLSKRNYFNFKHRLKNGTVKDVEVYSSAVPIKGKTLLFSIVIDASEKKMYEVLLADLNARINERVEAEKMSCIVTTSKYQNLFEMSQDAVIIMEMDENGKLNFADVNRAACSLFGYSKEELMKKRSRELVYDDEEFKEYLQRQRLALDSIGVHEGRLKIVRADGKILTAEIMVRQNFMLGKPVVIAVVRDITERLNREKELMEKDMLVIQQKRMVEMGGLLSAAVHQMKQPLTAISLVAEVMTSEPENLEESREILKTQVQYLNETLTEFRNYFSSAQENSVFHLVEQVDKVINIAKPLLAVNGITVNVSGDENLTIYGLSGDFKQIMMNLVMNSVDVIRERGINNGAIDINVFRSGNHAVVNFSDNGGGIEESLLPDEIFKPFFSTKGDKGTGIGLSIVRSMAEKMGGHVKAENSLSGAVFTLALNLT; translated from the coding sequence ATGGATACTAATTTAGAGCTGCTCAGAAAAATGAGGATAGCCGGAGCCTATGCGGATGCCGGTTTGAAGGTTCTTTCAAAAAACAGCCTTTTTGATGAATACTTTCAGGGGGCGGAGTTTATTCTGCCCGCATCATATTTTCTCGGCAATGTGCCGGATTTCTTTTCTGTGGTCAGGGGGGAGCGTGAGGCGCTGTCTGCAAACACGTCGCTGATGGTTAACGGCAGAAAGCAGGTTTTTGCGCTTAAACTGTTCATGGATAAAGACAGCAGGTTTCTTTTTACAGCGCACAACCTCACTGTTGAGGGTAATTCGGAGCTGAACCTTTACGGTTCGGATGAGCCCTTTATTCCTAAATATCTGCACAATTCGGCTCCGATGCTTATCATCGATGCCGGACAGAGCGGACGCATACTGGATGCAAACGATGCTGCATGCAGTTTTTACGGCTATACAAAGTCGGAGATGGAGTCTCTGACAGTCGACCAGATAAACACCCTTGGCCCAGAGGCAATCAAGAAGGAGATGTCTCTGGCTGTGCTCTCAAAGAGAAACTATTTCAACTTTAAGCACAGGCTGAAAAACGGCACTGTTAAGGATGTCGAGGTTTATTCAAGCGCCGTTCCCATAAAAGGCAAGACACTGCTTTTCTCAATTGTCATAGATGCTTCGGAAAAAAAGATGTACGAAGTTCTTCTGGCGGATCTGAACGCCAGAATCAACGAGCGGGTGGAAGCCGAAAAAATGTCGTGCATAGTTACGACATCTAAATATCAGAACCTTTTCGAAATGAGTCAGGATGCGGTCATCATCATGGAAATGGACGAAAACGGCAAGCTGAACTTTGCGGATGTTAACAGGGCGGCCTGTTCCCTGTTCGGCTACTCAAAAGAGGAGCTGATGAAAAAACGCTCCCGTGAGCTTGTCTATGATGATGAGGAGTTCAAGGAATATCTCCAGAGGCAGAGGCTTGCTCTGGACAGCATCGGAGTTCACGAAGGCAGACTCAAGATAGTGCGTGCGGACGGAAAGATACTCACGGCAGAGATAATGGTGCGGCAGAACTTTATGCTGGGAAAACCGGTTGTTATTGCCGTTGTAAGGGATATAACAGAGCGGCTGAACCGCGAGAAAGAGCTGATGGAAAAGGATATGCTTGTGATTCAGCAGAAGAGGATGGTCGAGATGGGAGGTCTGCTCTCCGCCGCCGTCCACCAGATGAAACAGCCGCTTACAGCTATCTCTCTGGTTGCCGAAGTCATGACGTCGGAGCCGGAGAACCTGGAAGAGAGCAGGGAGATTCTGAAAACTCAGGTGCAGTACCTGAACGAAACCCTTACCGAATTCAGAAACTATTTCAGCTCCGCACAGGAAAATTCTGTTTTTCATCTTGTGGAACAGGTAGATAAGGTCATCAATATTGCCAAGCCTCTGCTGGCGGTCAACGGAATAACCGTTAATGTTTCAGGGGATGAAAACCTTACCATATATGGGCTTTCGGGTGACTTTAAGCAGATAATGATGAATCTGGTGATGAACTCCGTCGATGTTATCAGGGAACGGGGAATCAATAACGGAGCCATCGATATAAACGTTTTCAGAAGCGGGAATCATGCCGTAGTGAACTTCTCCGACAACGGGGGCGGAATTGAAGAATCCCTCCTGCCGGACGAAATTTTCAAACCGTTCTTTTCTACCAAAGGGGACAAGGGAACAGGAATAGGCCTTTCCATAGTCCGCAGCATGGCGGAGAAGATGGGCGGACACGTTAAAGCGGAAAACAGCCTCTCCGGCGCAGTATTTACTTTGGCTTTAAATTTAACGTGA
- the rbr gene encoding rubrerythrin, whose amino-acid sequence MSKSLKGTQTLENLVKAFAGESQARGRYTMYAAQARKEGYRQIENIFLETADNERVHAKRFFDYANDLLGSEIPMMVNINAAYPVAYAQTLDNLKFAADGEHEEWEILYPAFAKIAKEEGFPQVETLFTKIAAIEAHHEARYRTLAKNIADGLVFKKGATVAWKCLVCGHVHEGLEAPAVCPTCVHKQEHFELLVVNY is encoded by the coding sequence ATGTCAAAATCATTGAAAGGTACTCAGACACTTGAAAATCTTGTTAAGGCTTTCGCCGGTGAATCTCAGGCCCGCGGCAGATACACAATGTACGCTGCTCAGGCTCGCAAAGAGGGATACCGTCAGATAGAGAACATCTTCCTTGAAACTGCGGACAACGAAAGAGTCCACGCAAAACGCTTCTTCGATTATGCAAACGACCTGCTCGGCAGCGAAATTCCCATGATGGTGAACATCAACGCAGCCTATCCCGTTGCATATGCTCAGACTCTGGACAACCTCAAGTTTGCAGCCGACGGCGAACATGAAGAGTGGGAGATCCTTTACCCCGCATTCGCAAAGATAGCTAAAGAGGAAGGCTTCCCTCAGGTTGAAACTCTCTTCACAAAAATCGCAGCCATCGAAGCTCATCACGAAGCAAGATACCGCACACTGGCAAAAAACATTGCCGACGGCCTTGTTTTCAAAAAGGGCGCAACTGTGGCATGGAAATGTCTTGTCTGCGGACACGTTCACGAAGGTCTGGAAGCTCCCGCTGTGTGCCCCACCTGCGTGCACAAACAGGAGCACTTCGAACTTCTGGTTGTTAACTACTAA
- a CDS encoding undecaprenyl-diphosphate phosphatase: MDILHVIVLSIVEGLTEFLPISSTGHMIAAAEFMKLPQTTAVEAFEVIIQLGAILAVAVDYKSKFTREYIPLWFYIILSFIPVGFAGLLFHEQVKALFSVKVVAVMLIVGGVLFIIAELIYRRMTVKVHSIEQLGFRNILIAGLSQILALIPGTSRAGVVILGAMFSGAGRKASTELSFLMALPVMTAAAGFDLLKNFHELKAVGFSYLGLGFVIAFISAYASIRFFIKFVRSHTFIGFGVYRIIFGVLLLYLFG, translated from the coding sequence ATGGATATCCTTCATGTAATAGTTCTCAGCATAGTCGAAGGTCTCACAGAATTTCTTCCCATATCTTCCACAGGACACATGATCGCCGCAGCGGAGTTTATGAAACTCCCGCAGACAACCGCCGTTGAGGCTTTCGAGGTGATCATCCAGCTTGGGGCTATCCTTGCCGTTGCTGTTGACTATAAAAGTAAATTCACCAGAGAGTATATTCCGCTCTGGTTCTATATAATCCTGTCGTTCATCCCCGTGGGGTTCGCAGGTCTTCTGTTCCACGAACAGGTCAAAGCTCTTTTTTCGGTAAAGGTTGTCGCTGTCATGCTTATCGTCGGCGGGGTACTTTTTATCATAGCAGAGCTTATCTATAGGAGAATGACCGTTAAAGTCCATTCCATTGAGCAGTTGGGATTCAGAAATATTCTGATAGCAGGGCTTTCGCAGATTCTGGCTCTGATTCCCGGAACGAGCAGAGCCGGTGTTGTTATTCTGGGTGCTATGTTTTCCGGAGCAGGCAGAAAAGCCAGCACAGAGCTTTCATTCCTCATGGCGCTTCCCGTAATGACCGCCGCCGCAGGTTTCGACCTGCTGAAAAACTTCCATGAGCTGAAAGCCGTTGGGTTCTCATACCTCGGACTGGGATTTGTGATAGCTTTTATTTCGGCTTATGCCTCAATACGATTTTTCATAAAATTCGTCAGAAGCCACACCTTCATCGGTTTCGGGGTCTACCGCATCATCTTCGGCGTGCTTCTTCTGTATCTTTTCGGATAA
- a CDS encoding desulfoferrodoxin has protein sequence MATKTGEKYVCKVCNAVVKVENGGSGALMCCMVKMTKM, from the coding sequence ATGGCAACGAAAACAGGCGAAAAATATGTTTGCAAGGTCTGCAATGCGGTTGTTAAGGTTGAAAACGGCGGCAGCGGTGCGCTTATGTGCTGTATGGTCAAAATGACAAAAATGTAA